In the genome of candidate division WOR-3 bacterium, the window ATTTGAAAGTTCTTTTTTTAACAGATAACGGACATATTCAAGACAAATCTTTGTTTCCGGAGTTCCCTGAACAAAAAATGAGAATGGGTCATCAACAAGTCTTTGGGTAAGGCCATATCTATTCCAGATATCATATATACCCTTTATGGAGATATGAATTCCTTTTTCCATTAAACTTTTCTTTGCCTGGTGTAGAGTTATTCCTGGATTGTTTTCTTTCAATAACATTACCATTTTTTCAATTTCTGGTGATATTCGATTCCAGGGGCGATGATACAGAACTTTATTCTCATTAAATTTTTTTATCCATCTACTCAATGTGGCATAGTGGATTTTATATCTCTCTGCTACAGTTTTGAGATTCCTCTCTGTCTGATATTCTTCAATCGCCTTTAGTTTTGTTCTGAGCTCTATCTTCATTTGCAGTTCGCGGAAAAATAATAACAAAAATTTTACAAATTGTCAATAATTAAATTTAGCACTAAAAGTGCTGAAATTTTATGCTATTTTGGTGGATAATTATTATAATTTGGGACATCTTTTAAGTTATACTAATAGTGAAAGGGGGTATTATGTTTCTATTCTTAAGTCTTATTGCGGTGCTGGTGCCGCCTTCGGTTCAGGGAAAACTGACTACGGAACTCAACACGCAAATCATAAAGGCGACACCAGATGAAATGGTCTCCTGTATCGTAATAATGAGGGAGGGATATCCATACCGGGAGATGGAGGCGTATCCTATCAAAGAGCGGATAAGGACCTATCGTGAGATTGCGGAACTCAGTCAGACTCCTTTGCTTCAATGGTTATCAGGTAGGACCGATGCAAAAGTCCATCAGCGCTTCTGGGTGATAAATGGTTTCCACCTTGAGGCAAAACCAGATATTATTATTGAAATTGCCAAACGCCCGGATGTGGGCTGGATTTCACATAATGGTGAAGTCCGTATTATTGATGGAGATTATGCACCTGCAATTTCATCACGGGCAACAACCTGGGGAATAAGAAAGATTAAAGCGGATTCCTGCTGGGCTGCGGGCTATACCGGTCAGGGCATAATCATTGGGGAGACCGATACTGGTGTTGATTATACCCATCCTGCATTACAGGGTAAGTGGTCAGGATATTGGAAGGTTGCCTCTGGTTTGCCGCCTTCAACAACACCTTATGATGACCATAATCACGGCACCCATTGTATGGGCACGATTATGGGTGGTGATGGACCAGGTCCGTTTTCAGAGGATATTGGTGTGGCATTCAATGCCAAATTCGTTGCAGCAAAGGTTCTCAATTCAGGAGGTTCTGGTTCATATGCCCAGTGTGCTGAAGGTTTGCAATTTATGGCAGATTTAAAGGATTCGGTTGACATAAAGGCAGTTTCAAACTCCTGGGGAGGTTCAAGCGGTGCCGACACATTTTTTTATCCAATAACAAGAACATATATCTCTATTGGTATTGTCCCGGTATTCGCCAATGGGAATTCCGGTCCTAACCCCGGCACTGTCGGTGTTCCAGGAAATTACTCAAACGTGATTGGTGTCGGCGCAACGGACAGCACTGATGCAATCGCCAGTTTTTCAAGCCGGGGTCCTGCACCAGACCAGCCACCATTCAATAATCCGTCAACCTGGTTAAGGAGTGACTGGAATTTAACAAAACCCCAGATTTCTGCACCCGGTGTTGCTGTCTATTCCTGCATTCCCGGAGGTGGATATGCATCCTGGAATGGCACCTCAATGGCAACACCACATGTTGCTGGTTCTATAGGATTAATCTGTCAGAAAAATCCTACTCTCTCACCATATGTAATTTATGATATACTCCTTGATAATGTTGATACACCTTCACAGGGTGCACCATATCCGAATAACAATTATGGCTGGGGAAGGCTCAATGTCTGGAAGGCAGTTCAGGCAACACCGACGGTAAACCAACCCTATATTTCAATATTAAGTACCCAGATAACCGACCCACCACCTGGGGGAAACAACAACGGTCTAATTGAACCCGGTGAGACCGTGAGGATGGTTGTAAGTGTAAAAAATCTTGGTGGTGTGACAGGGAATAATACAACTGGAACTTTAAGGTCTTATGATAACTTTGTCACAATCAACAATGGGTTTTTCAATTTTGGAACAATCCCGCCCCAGGGTACAGGTTCAAATTCAAGCAATCCTTATACATTCACTGCCCACAATCTCACTCCTCAGGGACATATTGCAAAGATTGGCTTGATTCTCCATTCTGATGGTCCCCATGATTCCCTTGATTTTGATGATACAGTCTTTTATTCAATCCAGATTGGCACTCCACCACCGCCTTATGCAATATATGAAGATGATTTTGAATATGGTTCAGGTCTTGATAGTTTCTTATATTACTGGGATAAGACTGGGAACTGGAACTGGGTGACGAATAATTACCACTCACCAACGCATTCTGCATATAGCGGCACTGTCAATAATAACATAATGACGCTCACTTTGAAAAATAGTGTCAACCTCACTCCGTTCACAAATCCTATACTAAAGTTCTGGCATAAATATCGGTTTGAACAGGGCATATTCCTTGATAGTGCGGTGATACATATCTCAACGAATGGGGGAACATCCTGGACGAGATTGTGGCGGTATAACTGGATGGATGGTGATACAATCCCTTGGAGAGAGGCGGAGATATCATTATCATCTTATATCAGCAATAATGTGAAGATTCGTTATGCTGTTGACGCCTATACATTCTTTAATGATTATGCGGACTGGTGGATTGATGATTTTAGAATTCTTGTGCCGACTGATAACGAACCTCCTTATTTTAGTAATACGACAAGGTGGACTGATACATCATTTACCGGACCATTCCCGGTGCGCTCAACGATTACCGACATAAGTGGTGTTGATTCTGTGTATCTGTATTACCGGATAAATTCTGGTGCCTGGCAGAGACTTTCTATGACCCATCAAGGAAACAATATCTATCAGGCAACGATTCCATCCCAGACAATGTATACAACTGTTCATTATTATCTCTGGGCTCGTGATAAGTGGATAACACCGAATTCGGGCTGTGATCCGGTTGGTGCACCGAACGATGGTTATTATTCGTTCCAGATTCGGCCAGTTGGTGCAGTGGAGCAGAAGCCAAAAGGCTCACTTAAATTTGCCTTTTCGGTTTCAAATCCGGTCCGGGGGAATGTTCATGTAAGATATTCCGTTCCTGAGCCGGTGCGTGTGGAATTTATTGTTTATGATGTTATGGGTAGAAAGGTGCGGATATTGATTGATGAAGATGTTAAGCCAGGGCAATATGAACTCATCTGGGATAACAAGGATGATACAGGTCGTAAACTTGCTGCGGGTGTGTATTTTGTAAAGTTAGCTGCGGGTGGCTTTAATAAAGTAGAGAAGGTAGTACTTTTGGAATGATAGAAATTGGTTGAGGGAGTGGGTTTGGAATTGTGAATTTAGAATTTGGTTGTATGAATCAAACCGAACTTCTAATTTCCTGTATCCACACTCGCTTCTTACCAGGTAACTTGATTCATGTTGCTTCATTTCTTCTCCCAACCCCCTTTTGGAGCCCGGGGGATGACCACCCCATCCCCCGGGATGAAATATGGATCATGTTTCTAAAATCAGTCAAATTCTAATACACCTTGATGTAATCACCTGCAGTCTTTCAACTATTGACAGTAAAAATAAAATATTTATAATAATTAATATGGGGAGGTAAAAATGGGAGTTTTTTTATGTTTTTTTCTTTCATCAGCGATAATAAGCAAAGAATTACAAATTCAGATTGAAAATCTAAATGACAATGATTATTTGACAGCAATCATAGTGATGAATGCTGAATATCCTTATGCAGAGGTAGAAAATCTTCAGATAAAACAAAAGGCGGAGATTTTTAGAGAGATTGCACATAGCAGTCAAAAAGAACTGATTGATTATTTAAGCGCTTTTCCTGAAGAAATAAGAGAGATAAAACAATTCTGGGTCTTTAACGGACTTCATATCACCGCAACAAAAAGAATTATCAAAACGCTATTCAAAAGAAATGATATCAAATATATTCTGCATAATGGAATCGCAAATCTACCACCCTACGAAATATCAGACGATTTTAGAGATACAGGATGGAATATCAAAAAGGTGCGGGCAGATTCATGCTGGAATGCAGGTTATACTGGCGATAATGTGTTGATAGGGATTCTTGATACTGGTTGTGATTTTACACATCCTGCCTTGAGTGGAAAATGGAGCGGATACTGGAAGGATTGTGTGAATGGCCAAACCCAGCCCTATGATGATAATGGACATGGATTATTTGCTGCAGGTATCATCTGCGGTGGTGATGGATTTGGTCCTTTTGGTAATGACATTGGTGTCGCACCCGGTGCGAAGCTTGTCGTAGCCAAAATATTTAACCAATATGGCTCTGCTCAATATGCCTGGATTGATGCAGGTATGGAGTGGATCGCAGATCTGAAAGTAGATTCTGGAGTTGATATAAGAGCAGTTTCAAACTCCTGGGGCACCTCAAATATATATGACCTCCACTTCTGGAATATGTGTCTGACCTGGAAATCAATTGGCATTCTTGGGTTATGCTCAATTGGTTCAAGTGGACCAGGCCAGGGAACCTGCAATCCACCGGGTAATTATCCACTTGTCTTAGGTTGTGGTGCCACTGATTCACTTGATTATATTGCTCCATTTTCGTCCCGCGGTCCTGCACCAGACACACCCCCATGGAATGATACAATCTACTGGTTCAGAAGAGACTGGAATCTGACAAAACCCGATATCGTTGCCCCGGGTGTGAACATCAGGTCAAGTTACAATAATGGCGGTTATGCAGTAATGAACGGAACTTCTTGGACCAATCCTCATGCTGCAGGCGGTGTTGCAATATTATGCCAGGCAAAACCAAATCTCACCGTAACCCAACTGTATAATCTCTTTCTTGATAATGCTGATTCAATATATTACGGGGGCTATCCAAATAACACCTATGGCTGGGGCAGATTGAACCTATGGCGCACACTGCAATCTGCACTCAAAATAGAAGAATATAATAGACGCAGCGTAAATAATAATGTGATAATCATTCCCAATCCGACCCGTGGTCAATTGAAATTTGCTCAGCTATCTGATAATTGCTTAATTACTTTGTACGACGCAACTGGTAGAAAGGTTTATGCTGCCACAATTGAAGCCAACTCAGGAATCTTTGTTCTGCCTGAATCAATAAAGAACGGCGTTTATTTTATTGAAATAAAAACACGCCCAGGAGTTATTATCAGAAAAGTTGCGTTGGTCAGGTAAATTAAAAAACTATATCCTAACAGATTCTAAAAAAACTCTGGAATTCAACTAATCTATTATTAAGATTCTTTGATAAAAAAATAATAGATTTTGTATTTTCCATTTACCATAGACTCAGCAAATGGTTCAAGCCGAAGTTTTTATAATTTAAATAGTATTGAACATAAATTTTTTTCTGTTTCTAATCTGGATGGTGTTCGGCAAAGTAAATACTATTTCAGGAACGACCTGCCTACCTTTTGGTTCCCCGTAGAGATTAATACCTCGCGTTTCTTGATTTCAATCTTTGGCTCATAGTAAGTATAACTGATTTTGCCGTTCGGGTCAATCCAGATAGTAATAACATCGCGATAATTTATACAACATTGGAAGTGATTCTCCCGTGAATATGCTTGTAGCATAATTATCGCATCCGTTTCCGAAATGTTGTCCGGAAATTTATAACTGCCATATACACCTGCCATGTATCTGATTGTGCCGGCTTTTGGTGACCTTGGTAACCGCAGGACGCTTTCGTATTCCTGCCTGTCCACCTCTACTGCGAATTTTAGTACCTCCAAATCCACACCGATTGTTTCAAGATAGACTCGTGGTATCCGGCGGTCAAGGGAATTCCACATATTGCGGTGAATACAAAACTTTTCAAGTTTTCTATATCCACAAAGGTTCATTAGTTCAATTACCTTCTGACGATTGTTTTCAAGATAACCATAGGTATCTGATTTTTGAACAATATAAGATCTGGTATGATAGAATTGCACATAGTCTTCAATCGTGTTGATTATCCGTGCCGAAAAATTTGGTATTTCTTTATACATGAATGCCTCCTTTTTATATGATTTTATACATTATAACCAGCACTTAATGCTGGCGACCCAATGCCTGTGTTTCAGGTATTTGGGTTAAAATTAATTTCCCCACCTTCTTTTCGTGGCACTCCTGATAATCATCTAAACATTATGATTATATCTGTTTTCTGCAGAAAGTCAATAGTGCCCATTTTCAATTATTGAAAGGTACAATTGCTAAAACAATCAACAACTGCACAAAATTTGTGCAGTTTTCTCTAATACTAAAAATTTTTGCCTCATGTTTGTATAATATATGGAAAAGACATAGAAGGAAGATTTAGACCGGAAATTCTTAAATTTTAGGAGTTTTTTTCGTTATTTATATATGTGAGAGAGAGATTTTCAGGACAGGAAATTTGAGCTGCAGATGTTCTGTATGACAAGAGATTGTAATCTTGTAGCCTCAAATGAGTATATATATGGGGGAATCTTTATATGTGCAAAATAGAACTAAAGGTCTTATTATGCTGAGAAGGGATTCTCAGAGCAACTGGCTTTAAAAAAGGGGGCTTTATGTGCATTTCATTGTGAATTTTTGGGTTTCAAATCCGTATTATATATAGGAAATCTCGTTTAAAAAAAGGAGGATAATATGAAAAAAACAGACCTAAAATCAAAATACCTTGAAAAGGCGTATAAATTGCATCACCTTTTTGAGCAGAGAACAGAATTGGCTCACAGGCTTATGGACCGAGAGTTTGATTTCCATTATGATAAAAATGAACTAAGCAAGTTACAAAAAAGACTCAGTTGCATAGAAAACCGAATAAGAGAGACAGAAAAAGAACTGGAAAAAATTATTAGCAGGGCTGAATGCGACGGAATTAAACTTCCCATTGAAGACTTGGCAAAATCATACAATCTGGGAATTGAAGAAAAGTATATCATTCTAAATATGTTTTTTGACGAAATAAGCACTAGGGCGAGATATCAAACCAGTAGAGGCACAGAACAACTTAAACTATTAGGATATACTCCTGATAAGTTCATAGAGAAAGCAGACCTGATTAATAGCCTGCTGGAGAAAGGGCTCATTCAAATAACAGAACGCGAAGAGCATCCACTTATTTTTAAAAGTGAATTCGTGCTCACGGATACCGCGATAAAGGGCATAATTGGAAGTGAAGAAAAGCACGAAGATAAAGCAGATAAACAAAAAATAAAATTTTCTCATAGAGGTTTTCCATTCAGACGATTTGGCGAAATATTGACGATACGCAAACCATTACTTTCGTTTGACCAAATTGTGCTTGACGCTGACAAACAGAAGGTGATTGAACAAGCACTATATCAGGCAAGAAATCTAAGATTCGTGATGGAAGAGTGGGGATTATCTGATACAATAAAATATGGAAAAGGAACGACAATGCTCTTCTATGGACCACCCGGGACAGGCAAGACCGCCACCTGCGAAGCAATAGCATACGAATTAAAGAAAAATCTTGGGATTGTTAATTATAGCCAAATTCTCAATGCTTCATTATGCTGTGCCCAGAATAATTTGCCACATTTAACGATGTCCGCCCTACAGGAATTTGCTGAAAAAGAAACCAGAAAAGTTATCAGTATTCATCCGAGGCATGTAGGATTTAAAACTCAGAAAAAGGAAGACTGAAAGGAGGTTTATTATGAAGTTAATTCCAACAAAAAATTTTGAACTATTGCTGATAAAATACCTGAGCGAAGTTTCTTACAATCCGCATCATATTATTCCGCTTATCACGGGAAAACCCTATTGTCTCACCGGAATATATGTCCCATACCTACTCGATCCAAAAAATAGAGTTGATAATGTTAAACGGATTCTCGGATATCAGGAACCCCTCTATTGCATAGAGTATTTTATTGAAGAACATACGATTGAAATGCTTTTTGAAAATCAATGGAAGGATTATGTTCTTGTCAATTTCCGGGATAACGATATGATTATCACAATCTTTTCTGAGCGTCGTGAGATTTATGCATTTTATAAAGATAAAATAGAAAAATTAACAAACGAGATGGACACAAAAACTGACGATGGTATCCGTATTCTCTGGCGATGTTTTCTTGACCAAAAATGTTCTGATTACGCATTCACCATGAAACTTCCTAAAAAATATGATAAAATTATTCCGTTGACAAATTATCAAAATGAAACCCGCATCCATCTTGAGGCCCTTGAGGAAGTGCTTGAAAAAGATAACTATTGTGGCAGAATAATTATTCTTGAGGGTGTTCCCGGAACCGGAAAAAGTTATTATATACGAAGGCTCGTGAGTAAATTTTACCAGAAGAGGAAAATCAAGGATGTTTATTATTTCCTGGGCTGGGGTGTTTATGCGCTTAATGTAAACCATTGCCTTGATAATAATCTGCTAATTTTTGAAGATTCAGACTGGCTCCTAACTTCTGGAAAAAGCAGGAATGAGGAACTCGTGAGAATATTGAATTTCAGTTCCGGATTTATTGATACATCGGCGCTATTTGTATTTACAACCAATCTGAAACTTGGCGAGATTGATGAGGCTTTCATCCGTGACGGCAGACTTCTCGCACGGATAAAATTCAACACATTCAACCGAGAAGAAGCAAGGGAATGGCTTGCTACGCAAAATTGTAATGTTGAAATTGACCAGGATGAGTATACATTGGCAAATCTATATGCCCGAACAAACAAGCAACGAAGAATAATGAACCATACAAAATTACTACCGATTGGATTTAGAATGCGGTGAAAAATCTATCTCCTTTGATAAACCTGTAGGTCGTTCCGCCTAATCTTATGAAGGCGGGACGACCTGCGGTCTAACCACTTCGCAAGGGGAGGAATTTTTTTATGGTGTAAATGGGGAAAATGTAAAATGTTAAGATTCGACACATTGCCTCATCCCATTTCAAAACTACTTATTAACACATTGATTGAATTGACTATAATTGAGTTAATGGATAATACTCTGTTTACACAGAGAGGCAGGCATAAATGAATCAAAAGAAGATGCATAAAATTATTGACGAACTTGTTGAAAGAATAAAAAAATCTTATAATCCCCAGAAAATCATCCTTTTTGGTTCTTATGCCTATGGTTCACAAGATAAAGAGAGTGACATAGACATACTCATTATCAAAGAAACCGATGAAAGACCGATTGACCGTCGCATTAGAGTGCGACGCCTTGTCAATCTGAAAGAACCCATAGCATTCTCATCCATTGTTTTATTGCCCAGCGAAGTTGAATATCTGTGTAAGATTCGCGACCCATTTATAAAAGAAATATTAGAGAAAGGAAAAGTTCTGTATGGATGAAGAATCCATTCTACCCAAGGATTGGCAAAAAAGGCAGAACAGGATTTAAAGAGAGTAAAGATTATGTTGGATGCTGATGATTACGGTGATGCTGGATTCCATTTGCAACAGGCGATTGAGAAATATTTGAAAGCATATCTTCTTTCATAAGGATGGTCCTTAGAAAAGACCCATGATTTAGTAAAATTGGTCAATTATGCAATAAAAAGGGTCTCCCTTTTTATCTCTCCGTTTATTATTAATTCTTTTCCTGCTGTTTTTGCTGCCGCCAGAACCGCCTTTCCATGCGCGGTCAATTTGCCATTCTGTTCCATTAAGAAGGCGTGGGGTCTGAGTACTGTACCGGAGAATTCTACACTTGCATCCTCAGCCAGTTCTCTCACTATT includes:
- a CDS encoding S8 family serine peptidase, producing the protein MFLFLSLIAVLVPPSVQGKLTTELNTQIIKATPDEMVSCIVIMREGYPYREMEAYPIKERIRTYREIAELSQTPLLQWLSGRTDAKVHQRFWVINGFHLEAKPDIIIEIAKRPDVGWISHNGEVRIIDGDYAPAISSRATTWGIRKIKADSCWAAGYTGQGIIIGETDTGVDYTHPALQGKWSGYWKVASGLPPSTTPYDDHNHGTHCMGTIMGGDGPGPFSEDIGVAFNAKFVAAKVLNSGGSGSYAQCAEGLQFMADLKDSVDIKAVSNSWGGSSGADTFFYPITRTYISIGIVPVFANGNSGPNPGTVGVPGNYSNVIGVGATDSTDAIASFSSRGPAPDQPPFNNPSTWLRSDWNLTKPQISAPGVAVYSCIPGGGYASWNGTSMATPHVAGSIGLICQKNPTLSPYVIYDILLDNVDTPSQGAPYPNNNYGWGRLNVWKAVQATPTVNQPYISILSTQITDPPPGGNNNGLIEPGETVRMVVSVKNLGGVTGNNTTGTLRSYDNFVTINNGFFNFGTIPPQGTGSNSSNPYTFTAHNLTPQGHIAKIGLILHSDGPHDSLDFDDTVFYSIQIGTPPPPYAIYEDDFEYGSGLDSFLYYWDKTGNWNWVTNNYHSPTHSAYSGTVNNNIMTLTLKNSVNLTPFTNPILKFWHKYRFEQGIFLDSAVIHISTNGGTSWTRLWRYNWMDGDTIPWREAEISLSSYISNNVKIRYAVDAYTFFNDYADWWIDDFRILVPTDNEPPYFSNTTRWTDTSFTGPFPVRSTITDISGVDSVYLYYRINSGAWQRLSMTHQGNNIYQATIPSQTMYTTVHYYLWARDKWITPNSGCDPVGAPNDGYYSFQIRPVGAVEQKPKGSLKFAFSVSNPVRGNVHVRYSVPEPVRVEFIVYDVMGRKVRILIDEDVKPGQYELIWDNKDDTGRKLAAGVYFVKLAAGGFNKVEKVVLLE
- a CDS encoding S8 family peptidase — its product is MGVFLCFFLSSAIISKELQIQIENLNDNDYLTAIIVMNAEYPYAEVENLQIKQKAEIFREIAHSSQKELIDYLSAFPEEIREIKQFWVFNGLHITATKRIIKTLFKRNDIKYILHNGIANLPPYEISDDFRDTGWNIKKVRADSCWNAGYTGDNVLIGILDTGCDFTHPALSGKWSGYWKDCVNGQTQPYDDNGHGLFAAGIICGGDGFGPFGNDIGVAPGAKLVVAKIFNQYGSAQYAWIDAGMEWIADLKVDSGVDIRAVSNSWGTSNIYDLHFWNMCLTWKSIGILGLCSIGSSGPGQGTCNPPGNYPLVLGCGATDSLDYIAPFSSRGPAPDTPPWNDTIYWFRRDWNLTKPDIVAPGVNIRSSYNNGGYAVMNGTSWTNPHAAGGVAILCQAKPNLTVTQLYNLFLDNADSIYYGGYPNNTYGWGRLNLWRTLQSALKIEEYNRRSVNNNVIIIPNPTRGQLKFAQLSDNCLITLYDATGRKVYAATIEANSGIFVLPESIKNGVYFIEIKTRPGVIIRKVALVR
- a CDS encoding AAA family ATPase, encoding MKKTDLKSKYLEKAYKLHHLFEQRTELAHRLMDREFDFHYDKNELSKLQKRLSCIENRIRETEKELEKIISRAECDGIKLPIEDLAKSYNLGIEEKYIILNMFFDEISTRARYQTSRGTEQLKLLGYTPDKFIEKADLINSLLEKGLIQITEREEHPLIFKSEFVLTDTAIKGIIGSEEKHEDKADKQKIKFSHRGFPFRRFGEILTIRKPLLSFDQIVLDADKQKVIEQALYQARNLRFVMEEWGLSDTIKYGKGTTMLFYGPPGTGKTATCEAIAYELKKNLGIVNYSQILNASLCCAQNNLPHLTMSALQEFAEKETRKVISIHPRHVGFKTQKKED
- a CDS encoding nucleotidyltransferase domain-containing protein, whose product is MNQKKMHKIIDELVERIKKSYNPQKIILFGSYAYGSQDKESDIDILIIKETDERPIDRRIRVRRLVNLKEPIAFSSIVLLPSEVEYLCKIRDPFIKEILEKGKVLYG
- a CDS encoding HEPN domain-containing protein; translated protein: MAKKAEQDLKRVKIMLDADDYGDAGFHLQQAIEKYLKAYLLS